From Pectinophora gossypiella chromosome 16, ilPecGoss1.1, whole genome shotgun sequence, one genomic window encodes:
- the LOC126373977 gene encoding SET domain-containing protein SmydA-8-like isoform X3 yields MQKKRGRGDGGRNKENVIDDVQSDAEGEQGDAQEQISPEKLCYEVKHSDVMGRYLVATRDIRPGEVIIEEPALAVGPCSGCALICLGCYRELDETNFVKCQGCKWPMCSSSCPGRGKYTGHSTYECDTLKGIPPDYPKMDDLKDSYQALMPLRCLLLKKADPMKWAKVWAMEAHNEMRRQRGDIYPNNEKHVVQRLKKWGLEYDPDEVHTVCGILEVNAFEVGGSGANARALYDRAYLLAHDCTPSTTHTDAEKVPGRPLVIRASVAHKAGDLISLCYAYTLQGTLRRRQHIKLSKFFDCCCKRCSDPTELGTYASAFCCPKCGGRVLPAAPLDQNASWNCIDNGCGYTMPPVAVQMLLKRLTDEFDAVDASDVEGFENFLHKYRNVLHSSHYLCLSAKHSLSQLYGKVENYMIHEMPESELHRKIDICRDLMKVFDVIEPGYSRLRGVTLYELHAPLMILTTRDFEKKAISKENLRSRLKEIVSYLSQSALILGFEPVNSSEGLMATAAKDALKKIKTWEQIIGKIS; encoded by the exons ATG cAAAAGAAGAGGGGGAGAGGAGATGGAGGTCGGAACAAGGAGAATGTCATCGATGACGTGCAGTCTGATGCTGAGGGGGAGCAGGGAGATGCGCAGGAGCAGATATCGCCGGAAAAGCTTTGTTACGAAGTCAAACACTCCGATGTGATGGGCAG ATATCTGGTGGCAACCCGCGACATCCGCCCTGGTGAAGTCATCATAGAGGAACCAGCACTGGCTGTGGGGCCCTGCAGTGGCTGTGCTCTCATCTGCCTGGGTTGCTACAGAGAGTTAGACGAAACCAACTTCGTTAA ATGCCAAGGCTGCAAATGGCCGATGTGCAGCAGCTCGTGTCCAGGCAGAGGCAAGTACACGGGACACTCGACGTACGAGTGCGACACTTTGAAAGGCATTCCCCCGGACTACCCCAAGATGGATGACTTAAAAGATTCCTACCAAGCTCTTATGCCCTTAAG ATGTCTCTTACTAAAGAAAGCGGACCCAATGAAGTGGGCGAAGGTGTGGGCGATGGAGGCTCACAACGAGATGCGGCGGCAGAGAGGGGACATCTACCCCAACAACGAGAAGCATGTCGTACAACGACTGAAGAAGTGGGGGTTGGAATATGACCCTGACGAGGTGCATACCGTCTGCGGGATCTTGgag GTAAACGCATTCGAAGTGGGCGGCAGCGGCGCAAACGCGCGCGCTCTGTACGACCGTGCGTACCTGCTGGCGCACGATTGCACCCCCTCTACTACTCACACGGACGCTGAAAAGGTTCCTGGTAGACCGCTCGTCATCAGAGCTTCCGTTGCACATAAGGCTGGGGATCTGATCTCGCTCTGCTATGCGTATACGCTTCAG GGCACCTTACGGCGACGGCAGCACATCAAACTGAGCAAGTTCTTCGACTGTTGCTGCAAGCGGTGTTCAGACCCTACGGAACTGGGAACCTACGCCAGTGCCTTCTGTTGTCCTAAGTGTGGTGGCAGGGTGTTACCAGCAGCGCCCCTAGACCAAAACGCGTCTTGGAACTGCATCGATAATGGATGTGGTTATACCATGCCACCTGTGGCCGTACAAATGTTGCTGAAGAG ACTAACAGATGAATTCGACGCAGTGGATGCCAGTGATGTCGAAGGTTTCGAAAACTTTCTCCATAAATATCGGAACGTCCTCCACTCCAGCCACTACCTCTGTCTGTCTGCCAAGCACTCGCTCAGTCAACTCTACGGCAAG GTGGAGAACTACATGATACATGAGATGCCCGAGTCGGAGCTGCACAGGAAGATAGACATCTGCAGAGACCTGATGAAGGTGTTCGATGTCATCGAGCCCGGGTACTCCAGGCTACGAG GAGTGACTCTGTACGAATTGCACGCTCCACTGATGATACTCACCACCAGAGACTTTGAGAAGAAAGCCATCTCCAAGGAGAACTTGAGAAGTCGGCTCAAAGAG ATTGTGAGTTATCTGTCGCAGTCGGCGTTAATCCTGGGTTTCGAGCCGGTAAATTCTTCCGAAGGTCTAATGGCAACAGCTGCCAAAGATGCTCTCAAGAAAATCAAGACTTGGGAACAAATTATTGGCAAGATCTCATGA
- the LOC126373977 gene encoding SET domain-containing protein SmydA-8-like isoform X2 encodes MFRRIFCQKKRGRGDGGRNKENVIDDVQSDAEGEQGDAQEQISPEKLCYEVKHSDVMGRYLVATRDIRPGEVIIEEPALAVGPCSGCALICLGCYRELDETNFVKCQGCKWPMCSSSCPGRGKYTGHSTYECDTLKGIPPDYPKMDDLKDSYQALMPLRCLLLKKADPMKWAKVWAMEAHNEMRRQRGDIYPNNEKHVVQRLKKWGLEYDPDEVHTVCGILEVNAFEVGGSGANARALYDRAYLLAHDCTPSTTHTDAEKVPGRPLVIRASVAHKAGDLISLCYAYTLQGTLRRRQHIKLSKFFDCCCKRCSDPTELGTYASAFCCPKCGGRVLPAAPLDQNASWNCIDNGCGYTMPPVAVQMLLKRLTDEFDAVDASDVEGFENFLHKYRNVLHSSHYLCLSAKHSLSQLYGKVENYMIHEMPESELHRKIDICRDLMKVFDVIEPGYSRLRGVTLYELHAPLMILTTRDFEKKAISKENLRSRLKEIVSYLSQSALILGFEPVNSSEGLMATAAKDALKKIKTWEQIIGKIS; translated from the exons ATGTTTCGCCGTATATTCTGT cAAAAGAAGAGGGGGAGAGGAGATGGAGGTCGGAACAAGGAGAATGTCATCGATGACGTGCAGTCTGATGCTGAGGGGGAGCAGGGAGATGCGCAGGAGCAGATATCGCCGGAAAAGCTTTGTTACGAAGTCAAACACTCCGATGTGATGGGCAG ATATCTGGTGGCAACCCGCGACATCCGCCCTGGTGAAGTCATCATAGAGGAACCAGCACTGGCTGTGGGGCCCTGCAGTGGCTGTGCTCTCATCTGCCTGGGTTGCTACAGAGAGTTAGACGAAACCAACTTCGTTAA ATGCCAAGGCTGCAAATGGCCGATGTGCAGCAGCTCGTGTCCAGGCAGAGGCAAGTACACGGGACACTCGACGTACGAGTGCGACACTTTGAAAGGCATTCCCCCGGACTACCCCAAGATGGATGACTTAAAAGATTCCTACCAAGCTCTTATGCCCTTAAG ATGTCTCTTACTAAAGAAAGCGGACCCAATGAAGTGGGCGAAGGTGTGGGCGATGGAGGCTCACAACGAGATGCGGCGGCAGAGAGGGGACATCTACCCCAACAACGAGAAGCATGTCGTACAACGACTGAAGAAGTGGGGGTTGGAATATGACCCTGACGAGGTGCATACCGTCTGCGGGATCTTGgag GTAAACGCATTCGAAGTGGGCGGCAGCGGCGCAAACGCGCGCGCTCTGTACGACCGTGCGTACCTGCTGGCGCACGATTGCACCCCCTCTACTACTCACACGGACGCTGAAAAGGTTCCTGGTAGACCGCTCGTCATCAGAGCTTCCGTTGCACATAAGGCTGGGGATCTGATCTCGCTCTGCTATGCGTATACGCTTCAG GGCACCTTACGGCGACGGCAGCACATCAAACTGAGCAAGTTCTTCGACTGTTGCTGCAAGCGGTGTTCAGACCCTACGGAACTGGGAACCTACGCCAGTGCCTTCTGTTGTCCTAAGTGTGGTGGCAGGGTGTTACCAGCAGCGCCCCTAGACCAAAACGCGTCTTGGAACTGCATCGATAATGGATGTGGTTATACCATGCCACCTGTGGCCGTACAAATGTTGCTGAAGAG ACTAACAGATGAATTCGACGCAGTGGATGCCAGTGATGTCGAAGGTTTCGAAAACTTTCTCCATAAATATCGGAACGTCCTCCACTCCAGCCACTACCTCTGTCTGTCTGCCAAGCACTCGCTCAGTCAACTCTACGGCAAG GTGGAGAACTACATGATACATGAGATGCCCGAGTCGGAGCTGCACAGGAAGATAGACATCTGCAGAGACCTGATGAAGGTGTTCGATGTCATCGAGCCCGGGTACTCCAGGCTACGAG GAGTGACTCTGTACGAATTGCACGCTCCACTGATGATACTCACCACCAGAGACTTTGAGAAGAAAGCCATCTCCAAGGAGAACTTGAGAAGTCGGCTCAAAGAG ATTGTGAGTTATCTGTCGCAGTCGGCGTTAATCCTGGGTTTCGAGCCGGTAAATTCTTCCGAAGGTCTAATGGCAACAGCTGCCAAAGATGCTCTCAAGAAAATCAAGACTTGGGAACAAATTATTGGCAAGATCTCATGA
- the LOC126373977 gene encoding SET domain-containing protein SmydA-8-like isoform X1, with translation MHKKSHKKKQKKRGRGDGGRNKENVIDDVQSDAEGEQGDAQEQISPEKLCYEVKHSDVMGRYLVATRDIRPGEVIIEEPALAVGPCSGCALICLGCYRELDETNFVKCQGCKWPMCSSSCPGRGKYTGHSTYECDTLKGIPPDYPKMDDLKDSYQALMPLRCLLLKKADPMKWAKVWAMEAHNEMRRQRGDIYPNNEKHVVQRLKKWGLEYDPDEVHTVCGILEVNAFEVGGSGANARALYDRAYLLAHDCTPSTTHTDAEKVPGRPLVIRASVAHKAGDLISLCYAYTLQGTLRRRQHIKLSKFFDCCCKRCSDPTELGTYASAFCCPKCGGRVLPAAPLDQNASWNCIDNGCGYTMPPVAVQMLLKRLTDEFDAVDASDVEGFENFLHKYRNVLHSSHYLCLSAKHSLSQLYGKVENYMIHEMPESELHRKIDICRDLMKVFDVIEPGYSRLRGVTLYELHAPLMILTTRDFEKKAISKENLRSRLKEIVSYLSQSALILGFEPVNSSEGLMATAAKDALKKIKTWEQIIGKIS, from the exons cAAAAGAAGAGGGGGAGAGGAGATGGAGGTCGGAACAAGGAGAATGTCATCGATGACGTGCAGTCTGATGCTGAGGGGGAGCAGGGAGATGCGCAGGAGCAGATATCGCCGGAAAAGCTTTGTTACGAAGTCAAACACTCCGATGTGATGGGCAG ATATCTGGTGGCAACCCGCGACATCCGCCCTGGTGAAGTCATCATAGAGGAACCAGCACTGGCTGTGGGGCCCTGCAGTGGCTGTGCTCTCATCTGCCTGGGTTGCTACAGAGAGTTAGACGAAACCAACTTCGTTAA ATGCCAAGGCTGCAAATGGCCGATGTGCAGCAGCTCGTGTCCAGGCAGAGGCAAGTACACGGGACACTCGACGTACGAGTGCGACACTTTGAAAGGCATTCCCCCGGACTACCCCAAGATGGATGACTTAAAAGATTCCTACCAAGCTCTTATGCCCTTAAG ATGTCTCTTACTAAAGAAAGCGGACCCAATGAAGTGGGCGAAGGTGTGGGCGATGGAGGCTCACAACGAGATGCGGCGGCAGAGAGGGGACATCTACCCCAACAACGAGAAGCATGTCGTACAACGACTGAAGAAGTGGGGGTTGGAATATGACCCTGACGAGGTGCATACCGTCTGCGGGATCTTGgag GTAAACGCATTCGAAGTGGGCGGCAGCGGCGCAAACGCGCGCGCTCTGTACGACCGTGCGTACCTGCTGGCGCACGATTGCACCCCCTCTACTACTCACACGGACGCTGAAAAGGTTCCTGGTAGACCGCTCGTCATCAGAGCTTCCGTTGCACATAAGGCTGGGGATCTGATCTCGCTCTGCTATGCGTATACGCTTCAG GGCACCTTACGGCGACGGCAGCACATCAAACTGAGCAAGTTCTTCGACTGTTGCTGCAAGCGGTGTTCAGACCCTACGGAACTGGGAACCTACGCCAGTGCCTTCTGTTGTCCTAAGTGTGGTGGCAGGGTGTTACCAGCAGCGCCCCTAGACCAAAACGCGTCTTGGAACTGCATCGATAATGGATGTGGTTATACCATGCCACCTGTGGCCGTACAAATGTTGCTGAAGAG ACTAACAGATGAATTCGACGCAGTGGATGCCAGTGATGTCGAAGGTTTCGAAAACTTTCTCCATAAATATCGGAACGTCCTCCACTCCAGCCACTACCTCTGTCTGTCTGCCAAGCACTCGCTCAGTCAACTCTACGGCAAG GTGGAGAACTACATGATACATGAGATGCCCGAGTCGGAGCTGCACAGGAAGATAGACATCTGCAGAGACCTGATGAAGGTGTTCGATGTCATCGAGCCCGGGTACTCCAGGCTACGAG GAGTGACTCTGTACGAATTGCACGCTCCACTGATGATACTCACCACCAGAGACTTTGAGAAGAAAGCCATCTCCAAGGAGAACTTGAGAAGTCGGCTCAAAGAG ATTGTGAGTTATCTGTCGCAGTCGGCGTTAATCCTGGGTTTCGAGCCGGTAAATTCTTCCGAAGGTCTAATGGCAACAGCTGCCAAAGATGCTCTCAAGAAAATCAAGACTTGGGAACAAATTATTGGCAAGATCTCATGA
- the LOC126373974 gene encoding SET domain-containing protein SmydA-8, translating into MTKKSICAICLAEAEQKCSGCQAVHYCSKEHQKQHWKDHKLQCTPARVKEDDKFGRYLEATRDIKAGDIVIKEKPLITGPSQITPPVCLGCYKLLEEGKVVQCDKCGWPFCSEECTHKEEHKPECHYTENRGEKVSISTFGMPHPNYQCITVLRCLYQRDHDPKMWSKIQSLQSHCEDRKGTEKWNHDRKMIVEFIWNFFKLKETFNEEEIMRCCGIVQINGHEIPLLEPEYVGVFDRISMVEHSCRANCNKSFTSQGEIILSAGLNISTGTHIKVCYTDPMWGTEARRHHLADTWFFECVCERCSDVTEFGTMYSAVKCKKKDCKGYLLPETFILPILHKTTNPDPKTRNLDNKTWNCNVCKDAVSDAIIQQLLADIGRELSVMPKGDPDACERFINHCSNYLHPLHYYMTDVSLALAQMIGQEHEHGLAGVVDDRLILKTQLCKKIADLLETLAPAETRLRGSLLFELHAAVAETGRRQSLTEGPMTLLGYVTESRKILTESAGLLRHEPPELPEGRLYKQAKINLVQMDELIRNLSASLPAPM; encoded by the exons ATGACTAAGAAATCAATCTGCGCGATTTGTCTCGCCGAAGCGGAGCAGAAATGCTCCGGGTGCCAAGCCGTCCATTACTGCTCCAAAGAGCATCAAAAGCAGCACTGGAAGGATCATAAGCTTCAATGTACTCCAGCCAGGGTGAAGGAAGATGACAAGTTCGGGAGGTATCTTGAAGCTACTAGAGATATCAAGGCTGGTGATATTGTGATTAAGGAGAAACCGCTTATTACCGGACCTTCGCAA ATTACCCCGCCGGTATGTCTCGGGTGCTACAAGCTCCTTGAAGAAGGCAAGGTGGTGCAATGTGACAAGTGTGGCTGGCCATTCTGCTCTGAGGAGTGCACACACAAGGAAGAACACAAACCAGAGTGCCACTACACTGAGAATAGAGGCGAGAAG gtgtCTATATCAACATTCGGCATGCCACACCCGAACTACCAGTGCATCACAGTCCTCCGCTGCCTGTACCAACGAGACCATGACCCGAAGATGTGGTCAAAGATTCAATCATTGCAGTCTCACTGCGAAGACCGCAAGGGCACGGAGAAGTGGAACCATGATAGGAAGATGATCGTTGAATTCATTTGGAACTTCTTCAAGCTCAAAGAAACCTTCAATGAGGAGGAGATTATGAGATGCTGCGGGATTGTACAG ATCAACGGCCACGAGATTCCCCTTCTAGAACCCGAGTACGTGGGCGTGTTCGACCGCATCTCCATGGTGGAGCACAGCTGCCGAGCCAACTGCAACAAGAGCTTTACTTCACAGGGGGAAATC atcCTCAGTGCGGGCCTAAACATTAGCACCGGGACCCACATCAAGGTGTGCTACACGGACCCCATGTGGGGCACGGAGGCTCGTCGTCACCACTTGGCCGACACCTGGTTCTTCGAGTGCGTCTGCGAGCGGTGCTCTGACGTCACCGAGTTCGGCACCATGTATAGTGCTGTCAAGTGTAAGAAGAA AGACTGCAAAGGCTACCTTCTCCCAGAAACTTTCATACTCCCAATTCTCCATAAGACGACGAATCCGGACCCGAAGACAAGGAACTTGGACAACAAGACGTGGAACTGCAACGTGTGCAAGGACGCCGTGTCTGACGCGATAATACAGCAACTGCTGGCGGATATTGGGAGGGAGTTGAGTGTTATGCCGAAGGGGGATCCTGATGCTTGCGAGAG ATTCATAAATCACTGCAGCAACTACCTACACCCGCTACACTACTACATGACGGACGTGAGTCTTGCGCTGGCGCAAATGATCGGGCAGGAGCACGAGCACGgcctcgccggcgtggtggacgacCGGCTGATACTCAAGACACAGTTGTGCAAGAAGATTGCTGATCTTCTGGAGACTTTGGCTCCTG CGGAAACAAGACTGCGAGGCTCTCTGCTATTCGAATTGCACGCAGCGGTGGCGGAAACTGGACGAAGGCAGTCCTTGACTGAAGGTCCCATGACTCTACTCGGATATGTTACC GAATCCCGCAAGATCCTAACAGAATCAGCAGGGCTACTCCGTCACGAGCCGCCGGAGTTACCTGAAGGCAGGTTGTACAAGCAAGCTAAGATCAACCTAGTGCAGATGGATGAACTGATCAGAAACCTCTCTGCCAGCCTGCCAGCACCAATGTGA
- the LOC126373960 gene encoding protein artichoke-like: MLCILLPWLLVIFYANGSMIDDFVAMTNDVSSPREDYLALPVEIGTDRKSGCICRATKSQKIIVCFGNYVCRRFPKVMKQSDALKVRTTVIERILKGDLDEFSFLTVLEIDANHKLTYIEPGTFRNLTKLQHLSISYNTALRAIDEHIFEGLGNLRNLTLVNNGFDNVLHLTVAMRPSILPMLKALDLSENSLELINEDSFAPMEGTSLRKLDINLCSLCYIHPNSFLPLKKLKELYIGDNELNSTLIGNFLMNMMNESINLTYLDLSGLGFRRQPPKELLHVIAQTSIKKLNLAHNQFESINDDTFPRMVNIELLDLRRVQAIYVGPYAFDPSKFPNLKALFLGGNNLPGIHQKHLSTQLLLLDLSNNKGTHATVFYEIDRDTFVQSTKLRILNLAYNKIKSIFDYTFRGLEKLKLLNLENGTIFFIGEGTFKSTKQLEVLNLANNPLTANQNLTCAQFEGLNYLRIFILKNCGVKRFNDDDNLFEMMPNLTHLILRNNQLFYITAETLKPLKNLQVLDLSENLLISWWRPLFLASGVKPQQLLLTNNKISHFSISMIEDISYLLEESNSSTEIDLMDNVFVCDCSAMYKTYLWLEVNGSIILKKYFESSNFLCSSPDLWEDRRVAEYLTSVKSLNCLMYAKISNVMVIVWTAPSLVTIVLILLIGILLYKYRVYIRYWIFLGKIAIGRKFIRRSVKADDVEQKGYKYDAFISYCFEDRDFVLDMITYLETYPPYLKLCVSERDFEIGSFLSEAILSSINESKYVVLLISNNFAKSQWCRWETQLAEYHRLFLEDGTSYDPLVLVRLGHVEKKYLTPTLKYLLKTKIYLSWDENNSEEFWKKLRNAFGKKI; encoded by the exons ATGCTATGCATCCTTCTGCCATGGCTTCTTGTGATCTTCTATGCCAATGGCAGCATGATCGATGACTTCGTTGCGATGACCAATGACGTGTCGTCTCCTAGAGAGGACTATCTCGCCCTGCCGGTAGAGATCGGCACTGATCGCAAGTCTGGGTGTATCTGCAGAGCTACCAAGAGTCAAAAAATTATAGTCTGTTTCGGGAACTATGTCTGTAGGAGGTTTCCTAAG gttATGAAGCAAAGTGATGCTCTGAAAGTGAGGACTACGGTCATCGAAAGAATCCTCAAAGGCGATTTAGACGAATTTAGTTTTTTGACAGTGCTGGAAATAGACGCAAATCATAAGTTGACATACATAGAACCGGGAACTTTTCGTAATTTGACTAAACTCCAACATTTGTCTATATCCTACAACACTGCGCTACGTGCCATAGATGAACATATTTTCGAAGGTTTAGGGAATTTGCGCAACCTGACTTTAGTAAACAATGGTTTTGACAACGTACTACACTTGACAGTCGCAATGCGGCCGAGTATTCTACCAATGTTGAAAGCATTAgacttgtcggaaaattctttGGAACTAATCAATGAAGATTCTTTCGCACCGATGGAAGGCACATCACTAAGGAAGTTGGATATAAATCTTTGTAGCCTGTGTTACATACACCCCAACAGTTTTCTACCTCTGAAAAAGTTAAAAGAATTATACATTGGCGATAACGAATTAAATTCCACTCTAATCGGAAACTTCCTAATGAACATGATGAATGAAAGTATAAACTTAACATATCTTGATTTATCAGGGTTGGGATTTAGAAGACAACCACCAAAAGAATTGCTACATGTTATAGCACAAACTAGTATAAAGAAATTGAACTTAGCTCATAATCAATTTGAATCAATCAATGATGACACGTTTCCTCGAATGGTAAATATAGAACTTCTAGATCTGAGAAGAGTACAAGCAATTTACGTAGGACCTTATGCATTCGACCCGTCAAAATTTCCAAATCTCAAAGCTTTATTTCTTGGGGGTAACAATTTGCCTGGAATACACCAGAAGCACTTGTCAACTCAACTGTTACTCTTGGACTTGTCCAACAACAAAGGCACTCATGCGACAGTATTTTACGAAATAGATAGAGACACATTTGTCCAGTCAACCAAATTGAGAATTTTAAATCTAGCCTATAACAAAATTAAGTCCATCTTTGATTACACATTCAGAGGCTTAGAGAAATTAAaacttttgaatttagaaaacgGTACGATATTTTTTATTGGAGAAGGCACTTTTAAATCAACAAAACAATTGGAAGTTCTCAACTTAGCAAACAATCCACTTACAGCCAATCAAAATCTTACGTGCGCTCAATTTGAAGGATTAAATTACTTAAGAATATTTATATTGAAGAATTGTGGGGTTAAAAGATTCAACGACGACGACAACCTATTTGAAATGATGCCAAACCTCACACATCTCATACTAAGAAATAATCAATTGTTTTACATAACAGCTGAAACCCTGAAGCCATTAAAAAATCTGCAAGTGTTGGATCTGAGTGAAAATCTGTTGATATCTTGGTGGAGACCACTGTTCCTCGCGTCAGGAGTGAAACCCCAGCAACTGCTgttaacaaataacaaaatctCTCATTTTTCTATCAGCATGATTGAAGACATAAGTTATCTGCTGGAGGAATCCAATTCGTCGACGGAAATCGACCTTATGGACAACGTGTTCGTATGTGACTGTAGTGCAATGTACAAGACATATTTGTGGCTAGAAGTTAATGGGTCCATTATCCTGAAGAAATACTTTGAATCTTCAAACTTCCTGTGTAGCAGCCCAGACTTGTGGGAGGACAGGCGTGTAGCAGAGTACTTGACATCAGTAAAAAGTTTAAACTGTTTAATGTATGCAAAAATCTCAAATGTGATGGTAATTGTGTGGACAGCGCCATCGTTAGTAACcatagttttaatattattaataggtaTACTTTTGTACAAATATAGAGTTTACATTAGATATTGGATATTCTTAGGCAAAATTGCCATAGGCAGAAAATTTATTAGAAGATCCGTAAAGGCTGATGATGTTGAACAAAAAGGATATAAGTATGATGCGTTTATATCATACTGTTTCGAAGATAGAGATTTTGTTTTAGACATGATAACTTATTTGGAAACATATCCACCTTATTTGAAGCTTTGTGTGTCTGAAAGGGATTTTGAGATTGGATCATTTCTTTCAGAAGCGATTCTTTCAAGTATTAAtgaaagtaagtacgtagtattattgatAAGTAATAATTTTGCAAAGTCGCAGTGGTGTCGTTGGGAGACACAATTAGCCGAATATCATCGACTGTTCTTGGAAGACGGTACAAGTTATGATCCTCTAGTTTTAGTGAGGTTAGGACATGTAGAAAAGAAATACTTAACACCGACATTGAAATATCTTTTGAAGACGAAAATATACCTGTCTTGGGATGAAAATAATTCTGAAGAGTTCTGGAAGAAGTTGAGAAACGCTTTTGGGAAGAAGATCTAA